The following coding sequences lie in one Kingella potus genomic window:
- a CDS encoding monovalent cation:proton antiporter-2 (CPA2) family protein — MTEILLYTFIYMAFAVAAVLASQKLGLGSVLGYLMAGIMIGPMLGLVGKEAQSIQHVAEFGVVMMLFLVGLELAPQMLWRLRHKLLGLGGLQVVLTLAAITAAAVALGQSWQVGLAIGCILALSSTAIVLQTFGEKNLLPTAGGQAGFAVLLFQDVAAIPMLALLPLLGAAADPQNGHESANILSGQPGWVTALVSVAAIAIIVIGVRYLVPATFRFISKTRLREMFTLFTLALVVGIATLMSLIGLSPALGAFIAGVALANSSYRHEMESHLEPFKGLLLGLFFITVGAGMNFGLLGKEFLLILGLTLGTMLIKALILFVLGKLFRLPSTAGKLFALSLAQAGEFGFVLLSISQQNRVLPPALSDRISLVVALSMLLTPLLFIFYDKVVAPKGIAEENQNRPNDEVHEENPIILLGHGRFGQQINSMLTGCGFHTTVIDFHAETVEGLTKYGSKTYYGDATSPELLNAIGLGKAKLLIVAIGDDHQSTEVVEFVRRHYPDLTIIARAHGRQHAYNLHHAGADFIVRETFDAAIRSGRIALESLGVSQERAKELSDFYAARDRYHLFTLSELYDPAIPPFANDPLMEKSRELDRETANMMQTLLGGGEVDWQREAADWAHTKKN; from the coding sequence ATGACCGAAATACTGCTGTACACCTTTATTTATATGGCGTTTGCCGTTGCTGCCGTACTGGCTTCGCAGAAACTGGGTTTGGGCTCGGTGCTCGGCTATCTGATGGCGGGCATTATGATTGGGCCGATGCTCGGCTTGGTCGGCAAAGAGGCACAGTCCATACAGCACGTTGCCGAATTCGGCGTGGTTATGATGCTGTTTCTTGTCGGTTTGGAGCTTGCGCCGCAAATGCTGTGGCGGCTGCGGCACAAACTTTTAGGGCTGGGCGGCCTGCAGGTGGTGCTGACCCTTGCCGCCATTACCGCTGCGGCTGTCGCGCTGGGCCAGAGCTGGCAGGTCGGCCTTGCAATCGGCTGTATTTTGGCCTTGTCTTCCACAGCCATCGTATTGCAGACGTTCGGCGAGAAAAACCTGCTGCCTACGGCGGGCGGCCAGGCCGGCTTTGCCGTGCTGCTGTTTCAGGATGTGGCCGCCATACCCATGCTTGCGCTGCTGCCCCTGCTTGGCGCGGCGGCGGATCCGCAGAACGGACACGAATCCGCCAATATCCTTTCCGGACAACCCGGTTGGGTAACGGCCTTAGTCAGCGTAGCGGCCATTGCCATCATCGTAATCGGCGTACGTTATCTGGTTCCGGCTACTTTCCGCTTTATCAGCAAAACCCGCCTGCGTGAAATGTTTACCCTGTTTACCCTCGCGCTCGTGGTCGGCATTGCCACACTTATGTCGCTTATCGGCCTCTCTCCCGCGCTGGGTGCGTTCATTGCCGGCGTGGCATTGGCCAACAGTTCCTACCGCCACGAAATGGAAAGCCATCTCGAACCTTTCAAAGGCCTGCTGCTCGGCCTCTTCTTCATCACCGTCGGTGCGGGCATGAATTTCGGCCTGCTTGGCAAAGAATTTCTGCTGATATTGGGGCTGACCCTCGGCACCATGCTGATTAAGGCACTTATTCTGTTCGTACTCGGCAAACTGTTCCGCCTGCCTTCCACGGCCGGCAAGCTCTTTGCCCTCAGCCTTGCGCAGGCGGGCGAATTCGGCTTCGTGCTGCTTTCCATCTCGCAGCAAAACCGTGTCCTGCCGCCGGCATTGTCCGACCGCATCTCGCTGGTGGTTGCCCTTTCCATGCTGCTGACCCCGCTGCTCTTTATTTTCTATGACAAAGTTGTCGCTCCGAAGGGCATTGCGGAAGAAAACCAAAACCGTCCCAACGACGAAGTACACGAAGAAAACCCCATCATCCTGCTCGGACACGGACGCTTCGGCCAGCAGATCAACAGTATGCTTACCGGCTGCGGCTTCCACACCACCGTGATCGACTTCCATGCCGAAACCGTCGAAGGCCTCACCAAATACGGCAGCAAAACCTATTACGGCGATGCCACCAGCCCCGAGCTGCTCAACGCCATCGGCCTGGGCAAAGCCAAGCTCCTGATTGTTGCCATCGGCGACGACCACCAGTCCACCGAAGTTGTCGAATTTGTCCGCCGCCATTATCCCGACCTGACCATCATCGCCCGTGCCCACGGCCGACAGCACGCCTACAACCTGCACCATGCCGGTGCGGACTTCATCGTACGCGAAACCTTCGATGCCGCCATCCGCAGCGGCCGCATCGCGCTGGAAAGCCTCGGCGTATCGCAGGAGCGGGCGAAAGAGTTGAGCGACTTCTACGCCGCCCGCGACCGCTACCACCTCTTTACCCTGTCCGAACTCTACGATCCCGCCATCCCGCCTTTCGCCAACGATCCGCTGATGGAAAAGTCCAGAGAACTCGACCGGGAAACCGCCAACATGATGCAGACCCTGCTCGGCGGCGGAGAAGTGGACTGGCAGCGCGAAGCCGCCGACTGGGCGCACACCAAAAAGAACTGA
- a CDS encoding pirin family protein: protein MRRIKHIYNAPQTHWVGNGFKVSPLFSHMGEDKQTSPFLMFDYAAPMEFAPNSGTPRGVGGHPHRGFETVTIAYAGEVAHRDSSGGGGVIKQGDVQWMTAGNGIVHEEFHSPEFSERGGAFEMAQLWVNLPRDAKRTPPRYQHLPAAGIPVVQTDAGSVRVIAGELDGQRGAADTFTEMNVWDVRIHAGAEQLFRLPDNHNLAIVLRHGEAELNGERAIGEAQLAVFEREAGDIRIRNTGDAAAELLLLSGVPIDEPIAAYGPFVMNSQTELAESIREYNAGKYGSLD, encoded by the coding sequence ATGCGACGCATCAAACACATCTACAACGCCCCGCAAACCCATTGGGTAGGCAACGGCTTCAAGGTTTCCCCGCTGTTTTCGCATATGGGCGAAGACAAGCAAACCAGCCCGTTTTTAATGTTTGACTATGCCGCGCCGATGGAATTTGCGCCCAACAGCGGCACGCCGCGCGGCGTGGGCGGGCATCCGCACCGCGGCTTTGAAACCGTAACCATCGCCTATGCCGGCGAAGTGGCGCACCGCGACAGCAGCGGCGGCGGCGGCGTTATCAAGCAGGGCGATGTGCAATGGATGACCGCCGGCAACGGCATTGTGCACGAAGAATTCCACAGCCCCGAGTTCTCCGAACGCGGCGGCGCGTTTGAAATGGCGCAGCTTTGGGTGAACCTGCCGCGCGATGCCAAACGCACGCCGCCCCGTTACCAGCATCTGCCCGCCGCAGGCATTCCCGTGGTGCAAACCGATGCCGGCAGCGTGCGCGTGATTGCAGGCGAGTTGGACGGGCAGCGCGGCGCGGCGGATACGTTCACCGAAATGAATGTGTGGGACGTGCGCATCCATGCAGGCGCGGAACAGCTTTTCAGGCTGCCCGACAACCACAATCTCGCCATCGTGCTGCGCCACGGCGAAGCCGAGCTGAACGGCGAACGCGCCATCGGCGAAGCCCAGCTTGCCGTATTCGAGCGCGAAGCGGGCGACATCCGCATCCGCAACACGGGCGATGCCGCCGCCGAATTGCTGTTGCTGTCGGGCGTGCCGATTGACGAACCGATTGCCGCCTACGGCCCGTTTGTGATGAACAGCCAAACCGAGCTGGCGGAAAGCATCCGCGAATACAACGCAGGCAAATACGGTTCGCTGGACTGA
- a CDS encoding DUF896 domain-containing protein — protein sequence MRIPELDRINELARLAKTRGLTAAELSERALLRRAYLDAVKGQINGHLSHVTVIDPDGNDVTPAALRDAQARNMQAV from the coding sequence ATGAGAATCCCCGAACTCGACCGCATCAACGAATTGGCCCGCCTTGCCAAAACACGCGGTCTGACCGCCGCCGAGCTGTCCGAACGCGCCCTATTGCGCCGCGCCTATCTGGATGCGGTAAAGGGGCAGATCAACGGCCACCTCTCTCATGTAACCGTAATCGACCCCGACGGCAACGATGTAACCCCCGCCGCACTGCGCGATGCGCAGGCACGCAATATGCAGGCCGTCTGA